One Epidermidibacterium keratini DNA segment encodes these proteins:
- a CDS encoding ABC transporter ATP-binding protein has protein sequence MRLRIVDMSVKYGAVEVLRDVSLEVPSGSFTALIGPNGSGKSTLLHQIAEPSRRATSRIQLADLDLSRLTARERARRVAFVEQESVSGHDVTVRDVIELGRTPWRRGLHFEPVADPVVDDAARTAGVDDLLDRPWQDLSGGERQRAHLARALAQEPTLLVLDEPTNHLDVRHQIDFLDRVRRLPMTVFAAMHDLALVGAFCDHVVVLHEGQVAAAGRTADVLTSQLIHEVFGVAATVRSVGDAVRIEVDFRAMNAVESPVR, from the coding sequence ATGCGTTTGCGGATCGTAGATATGTCCGTGAAGTACGGCGCCGTCGAGGTGTTGCGCGATGTGTCGCTTGAGGTGCCGAGCGGGTCCTTTACCGCGCTGATCGGGCCCAACGGGTCGGGTAAGTCGACGTTGCTGCACCAGATCGCCGAGCCGTCGCGCCGGGCCACGTCGAGGATTCAGCTCGCCGACTTGGACCTATCTCGGCTGACTGCGCGTGAGCGGGCGCGCCGTGTGGCGTTCGTTGAGCAGGAGTCGGTGAGCGGGCATGACGTCACGGTGCGTGACGTCATCGAGCTCGGACGCACACCGTGGCGGCGAGGCCTTCACTTCGAGCCGGTTGCGGACCCGGTTGTCGACGATGCGGCGCGCACCGCGGGGGTCGACGACCTGCTCGACCGCCCGTGGCAGGACCTTTCCGGCGGCGAGCGGCAGCGCGCCCATCTCGCGCGGGCGCTTGCTCAGGAGCCCACGCTGCTCGTGCTCGACGAGCCAACGAACCACCTCGACGTGCGGCACCAGATCGACTTCCTGGACCGGGTACGCCGCCTGCCGATGACGGTGTTCGCCGCGATGCACGACCTCGCGCTCGTCGGCGCGTTTTGCGATCACGTCGTCGTACTGCACGAGGGCCAGGTCGCCGCGGCGGGACGGACCGCCGATGTCCTGACATCGCAGCTGATTCACGAGGTCTTTGGCGTGGCGGCGACCGTGCGCTCGGTAGGTGACGCTGTGCGCATTGAGGTTGACTTCCGGGCGATGAATGCGGTCGAGTCGCCAGTTCGTTAG